A window of the Chaetodon trifascialis isolate fChaTrf1 chromosome 9, fChaTrf1.hap1, whole genome shotgun sequence genome harbors these coding sequences:
- the p4ha3 gene encoding prolyl 4-hydroxylase subunit alpha-3 isoform X2 yields MKYPTCVCFRWSLLIVAVIPASVGEMYTSLLNVKQAISVERKLIDYLRTYIDHELERLEDIKRFYAKVSDLHTELYKGPAAAMANPLVAFTLIKRLHSEWLNIVYSNEALENMQALRSGYEEEEADLPKREDLQGAAKGLMRLQDVYSLQVASLVRGRFQRVSNGKPIDIYLPAVSVLLSGDDCFLVGKVAYEQEDYYHSVQWLEESVRLFRGPGGEWSPENEGTLEDALDHLAFSHFKTGNVSYALSLSQELLHHDPMNGRVLLNVEKYEKLLVTSPPKSVRGSGLRRPTSNYLRTRDTYERLCQTQGSQQPMHFGNPKLFCDYFTNGDPGLLLLPARREVLSLRPYVVLYHNFITDTEAEDIKALAQPGLRRSVVATGEKQETAEYRISKSAWLKGSAQSTVGKLDQKISMLTGLNVKHPYGEYLQVVNYGIGGHYEPHFDHATSPSSPVYKLKTGNRVATFMIYLSSVEAGGSTAFIYANFSVPVVERAAIFWWNLHRNGQGDVDTLHAGCPVLVGDKWVANKWIHEHGQEFQHRCSLNPEE; encoded by the exons ATGAAGTATCCtacgtgtgtgtgctttagaTGGAGTCTCCTGATTGTGGCTGTGATCCCGGCGTCTGTGGGTGAAATGTACACGTCGCTGCTGAACGTCAAGCAGGCGATCAGCGTCGAACGGAAGCTGATCGATTACTTGAGGACTTATATTGACCACGAGTTAGAGAGACTGGAGGACATCAAACG CTTTTATGCCAAAGTGTCCGACCTGCACACCGAACTTTACAAAGGCCCGGCGGCTGCGATGGCGAACCCGCTGGTGGCGTTCACCCTGATCAAGCGGCTGCATTCAGAATGGCTGAATATCGTCTATAGCAACGAAGCCCTGGAGAACATGCAAG CCCTCAGGTCCGGttacgaggaggaagaggcagatCTTCCCAAACGGGAGGACCTCCAGGGGGCTGCCAAGGGGCTGATGAGGTTGCAGGATGTGTATTCTCTCCAGGTTGCGAGCCTCGTAAGGGGTCGTTTCCAGAGAGTCTCTAACGGCAAGCCCATTGACATCTACCTGCCCGCagtgtctgtcctgctgtctggtGATGACTGCTTTCTGGTTGGAAAG GTGGCCTACGAGCAGGAAGACTACTACCACTCGGTGCAGTGGTTGGAAGAGTCAGTGCGTCTCTTCAGGGGACCAGGAGGCGAGTGGAGCCCTGAGAACGAAGGGACTTTGGAGGATGCTCTGGATCACCTGGCTTTCTCTCACTTTAAA ACAGGAAACGTCTCCTATGCTCTCAGTCTATCTCAGGAGTTACTGCATCATG ATCCAATGAATGGAAGAGTTTTGCTGAATGTTGAGAAATATGAGAAGCTGCTGGTTACGAGTCCGCCCAAATCAGTCAGGGGCAGTGGGCTGAGGAGACCCACCTCCAATTATTTAAGGACCAGGGACACTTACGAGAGACTCTGCCAGACCCAAGGCTCTCAG CAGCCAATGCATTTTGGAAATCCCAAACTTTTCTGCGACTACTTCACCAATGGCGATCCCGGGCTGCTACTGCTGCCAGCAAGACGTGAAGTGCTGAGCCTGCGGCCGTATGTGGTCCTGTACCACAACTTCATCACTGACACGGAGGCTGAGGACATCAAGGCGCTCGCCCAGCCAGGA TTGAGACGATCTGTGGTGGCAACCGGGGAGAAACAAGAAACAGCAGAGTATCGCATCAGCAAGAG tgCATGGCTGAAGGGCTCAGCACAGTCCACTGTTGGGAAGCTGGACCAGAAAATCTCCATGCTCACGGGTCTGAATGTGAAGCACCCGTATGGCGAGTACCTCCAGGTGGTGAATTATGGGATTGGTGGCCATTATGAGCCTCACTTTGACCACGCTACA TCACCTTCAAGTCCCGTGTACAAGCTGAAAACTGGGAATCGAGTGGCGACCTTTATGATATAT CTCAGCTCTGTCGAGGCAGGTGGATCCACAGCCTTCATCTACGCCAACTTCAGCGTTCCCGTCGTGGAG AGAGCCGCCATCTTCTGGTGGAACCTCCACAGAAATGGTCAAGGCGATGTCGACACGCTGCATGCTGGCTGCCCCGTGCTTGTTGGGGATAAATGGG TGGCAAACAAATGGATTCACGAGCACGGCCAAGAGTTCCAGCATCGCTGCAGTCTGAATCCTGAGGAGTGA
- the p4ha3 gene encoding prolyl 4-hydroxylase subunit alpha-3 isoform X1, protein MKYPTCVCFRWSLLIVAVIPASVGEMYTSLLNVKQAISVERKLIDYLRTYIDHELERLEDIKRFYAKVSDLHTELYKGPAAAMANPLVAFTLIKRLHSEWLNIVYSNEALENMQALRSGYEEEEADLPKREDLQGAAKGLMRLQDVYSLQVASLVRGRFQRVSNGKPIDIYLPAVSVLLSGDDCFLVGKVAYEQEDYYHSVQWLEESVRLFRGPGGEWSPENEGTLEDALDHLAFSHFKTGNVSYALSLSQELLHHDPMNGRVLLNVEKYEKLLVTSPPKSVRGSGLRRPTSNYLRTRDTYERLCQTQGSQPMHFGNPKLFCDYFTNGDPGLLLLPARREVLSLRPYVVLYHNFITDTEAEDIKALAQPGLRRSVVATGEKQETAEYRISKSAWLKGSAQSTVGKLDQKISMLTGLNVKHPYGEYLQVVNYGIGGHYEPHFDHATSPSSPVYKLKTGNRVATFMIYLSSVEAGGSTAFIYANFSVPVVERAAIFWWNLHRNGQGDVDTLHAGCPVLVGDKWVANKWIHEHGQEFQHRCSLNPEE, encoded by the exons ATGAAGTATCCtacgtgtgtgtgctttagaTGGAGTCTCCTGATTGTGGCTGTGATCCCGGCGTCTGTGGGTGAAATGTACACGTCGCTGCTGAACGTCAAGCAGGCGATCAGCGTCGAACGGAAGCTGATCGATTACTTGAGGACTTATATTGACCACGAGTTAGAGAGACTGGAGGACATCAAACG CTTTTATGCCAAAGTGTCCGACCTGCACACCGAACTTTACAAAGGCCCGGCGGCTGCGATGGCGAACCCGCTGGTGGCGTTCACCCTGATCAAGCGGCTGCATTCAGAATGGCTGAATATCGTCTATAGCAACGAAGCCCTGGAGAACATGCAAG CCCTCAGGTCCGGttacgaggaggaagaggcagatCTTCCCAAACGGGAGGACCTCCAGGGGGCTGCCAAGGGGCTGATGAGGTTGCAGGATGTGTATTCTCTCCAGGTTGCGAGCCTCGTAAGGGGTCGTTTCCAGAGAGTCTCTAACGGCAAGCCCATTGACATCTACCTGCCCGCagtgtctgtcctgctgtctggtGATGACTGCTTTCTGGTTGGAAAG GTGGCCTACGAGCAGGAAGACTACTACCACTCGGTGCAGTGGTTGGAAGAGTCAGTGCGTCTCTTCAGGGGACCAGGAGGCGAGTGGAGCCCTGAGAACGAAGGGACTTTGGAGGATGCTCTGGATCACCTGGCTTTCTCTCACTTTAAA ACAGGAAACGTCTCCTATGCTCTCAGTCTATCTCAGGAGTTACTGCATCATG ATCCAATGAATGGAAGAGTTTTGCTGAATGTTGAGAAATATGAGAAGCTGCTGGTTACGAGTCCGCCCAAATCAGTCAGGGGCAGTGGGCTGAGGAGACCCACCTCCAATTATTTAAGGACCAGGGACACTTACGAGAGACTCTGCCAGACCCAAGGCTCTCAG CCAATGCATTTTGGAAATCCCAAACTTTTCTGCGACTACTTCACCAATGGCGATCCCGGGCTGCTACTGCTGCCAGCAAGACGTGAAGTGCTGAGCCTGCGGCCGTATGTGGTCCTGTACCACAACTTCATCACTGACACGGAGGCTGAGGACATCAAGGCGCTCGCCCAGCCAGGA TTGAGACGATCTGTGGTGGCAACCGGGGAGAAACAAGAAACAGCAGAGTATCGCATCAGCAAGAG tgCATGGCTGAAGGGCTCAGCACAGTCCACTGTTGGGAAGCTGGACCAGAAAATCTCCATGCTCACGGGTCTGAATGTGAAGCACCCGTATGGCGAGTACCTCCAGGTGGTGAATTATGGGATTGGTGGCCATTATGAGCCTCACTTTGACCACGCTACA TCACCTTCAAGTCCCGTGTACAAGCTGAAAACTGGGAATCGAGTGGCGACCTTTATGATATAT CTCAGCTCTGTCGAGGCAGGTGGATCCACAGCCTTCATCTACGCCAACTTCAGCGTTCCCGTCGTGGAG AGAGCCGCCATCTTCTGGTGGAACCTCCACAGAAATGGTCAAGGCGATGTCGACACGCTGCATGCTGGCTGCCCCGTGCTTGTTGGGGATAAATGGG TGGCAAACAAATGGATTCACGAGCACGGCCAAGAGTTCCAGCATCGCTGCAGTCTGAATCCTGAGGAGTGA